A single genomic interval of Stieleria maiorica harbors:
- a CDS encoding alginate lyase family protein: MIPRCVWLLAIGSLLQTAIAAQDPVAIDPPRTLILDAQGMAGQYARWQDSGDSVPPAIENLRREADECRTEGPWTVVSKSIVPPSGDKHDYISVGPYWWPDPAKPDGKPYIRRDGEVNPERMEYDNVGLKKTCGNSLTLALAWYYTRNPDDARHAAELLRTWFVRPETAMNPNLNFGQAIPGRTTGRGIGIIDTACLIGAVDAALLLETSPAWTDADARSLRQWFAQYLHWLRHSKHGRDEDRTKNNHATWYDAQVACFALYAGQPDVAREVLRNVAERRIKSQIRDDGSQPHELARTKSWDYSVMNLKAFINLATLADHVDVDLWNHHSDNAGGIRDALDFLIPFALSESDWKHEQITPLDGAKLAELLRRAAIAYQEPKYETLLHRLAPDDQPTDARFQLTHPAIHLQAHP, translated from the coding sequence ATGATCCCCCGATGTGTCTGGCTGCTGGCGATCGGATCCCTGTTGCAAACGGCGATCGCCGCCCAGGATCCCGTCGCAATTGATCCGCCCCGGACGCTGATCCTGGATGCCCAGGGAATGGCTGGCCAGTACGCCCGATGGCAGGATTCTGGCGACAGCGTCCCGCCGGCGATTGAAAACTTGCGACGTGAGGCCGACGAGTGTCGGACCGAAGGCCCCTGGACGGTCGTTTCCAAGTCAATCGTTCCACCCAGCGGTGATAAACACGACTACATCAGCGTGGGCCCCTACTGGTGGCCCGACCCCGCCAAACCCGACGGCAAGCCTTACATTCGCCGCGACGGTGAAGTGAATCCGGAGCGGATGGAATACGACAATGTAGGGCTGAAGAAGACCTGCGGTAATAGTTTGACCCTGGCGCTAGCTTGGTACTACACCCGCAACCCCGATGATGCCCGACACGCCGCGGAGTTGCTGCGAACTTGGTTCGTGCGCCCGGAAACGGCGATGAACCCGAATCTCAACTTCGGACAAGCCATCCCCGGAAGAACGACTGGACGAGGGATCGGGATCATCGACACCGCCTGCCTGATCGGAGCGGTCGACGCCGCATTGCTGTTGGAAACGTCCCCCGCCTGGACAGACGCCGACGCGCGGTCGCTGCGGCAGTGGTTTGCGCAGTATTTGCATTGGCTTCGCCACAGCAAACACGGTCGTGACGAAGACCGGACGAAAAACAATCACGCGACCTGGTACGACGCCCAAGTTGCCTGCTTCGCCCTGTACGCCGGCCAGCCTGATGTCGCCCGCGAAGTCTTGCGAAACGTCGCCGAGCGTCGCATCAAATCCCAGATCCGCGATGACGGATCACAACCCCACGAACTGGCACGGACCAAATCGTGGGACTATTCCGTGATGAACCTCAAGGCGTTCATCAACCTGGCCACGCTGGCCGATCACGTCGACGTCGATTTGTGGAACCATCACTCCGATAACGCGGGCGGAATTCGAGACGCGCTGGACTTCTTAATCCCCTTCGCTCTGTCAGAAAGCGATTGGAAACACGAACAAATCACTCCGCTGGACGGCGCCAAGCTCGCTGAATTGCTCCGCCGCGCTGCCATTGCCTATCAGGAACCCAAATACGAAACGCTTCTCCATCGCTTGGCTCCTGACGACCAACCGACCGACGCGCGATTTCAATTGACTCACCCTGCCATCCACCTCCAGGCTCATCCCTGA
- a CDS encoding dienelactone hydrolase family protein: MRRLSTFWFAVAICIGFVCRGEDAMEPLPIQLVGKSFKAADSLDIGHEPSEDALACLNGLTWKPSPFETECNAPDRLRGDVTVRFPSPIDTGDPQNDLVSMEWYIARDQQQRPKRAGAVVVVHETSSSMAVGRMFAHGFQHCGFHAFLIHLPHYGKRRIDGQKPDDAFFFSAMRQAIADVRRARDAVASLPVVDPDCISLQGTSLGGFVSATAASIDNGYDNVFITLAGGDLLNVIENGAKDAAKVRARLERAGLVGDQLRSLVHQIEPTRIAHRLDPDRTWIYSATLDTVVPMSSANALATAAKLNSSHHVKLLANHYSGIIYLPAIIDQMRKQIESTK; the protein is encoded by the coding sequence ATGCGTCGACTGAGCACGTTCTGGTTTGCGGTTGCCATCTGTATCGGATTCGTCTGCCGTGGGGAGGACGCCATGGAACCGCTGCCGATCCAACTGGTCGGCAAGTCGTTCAAGGCCGCCGATTCTCTGGACATCGGTCATGAACCTTCCGAAGATGCGCTGGCGTGTTTGAACGGATTGACGTGGAAGCCGTCACCCTTTGAGACCGAGTGCAATGCGCCGGATCGTCTGCGTGGCGACGTCACGGTACGTTTTCCATCTCCCATCGATACCGGTGATCCGCAGAACGACTTGGTGTCGATGGAATGGTACATCGCCCGAGACCAACAACAGCGTCCCAAACGGGCCGGCGCGGTGGTTGTGGTTCACGAAACCAGCAGCAGCATGGCGGTCGGACGGATGTTCGCGCACGGGTTCCAGCATTGCGGTTTCCATGCGTTTCTAATTCACCTGCCGCACTACGGCAAACGTCGGATCGACGGCCAAAAGCCGGACGACGCGTTTTTCTTTTCCGCGATGCGTCAAGCGATCGCCGATGTGCGACGAGCCCGGGATGCGGTCGCCAGCCTGCCTGTGGTGGATCCCGACTGCATTTCGCTTCAAGGCACCAGTTTGGGCGGATTTGTATCGGCCACCGCGGCGTCGATCGACAACGGTTACGACAATGTGTTCATCACGCTCGCCGGCGGCGACCTGTTGAACGTGATCGAAAACGGAGCCAAAGACGCCGCCAAAGTCCGCGCGCGGTTGGAGCGTGCGGGGCTGGTGGGCGACCAGCTTCGATCGCTCGTCCACCAAATCGAACCGACCCGCATCGCCCACCGCCTGGACCCCGACCGCACCTGGATCTATTCCGCCACCCTGGACACCGTCGTCCCGATGTCCAGTGCTAACGCGCTTGCCACCGCAGCCAAACTCAATTCATCCCATCACGTCAAACTGTTGGCCAACCATTACTCCGGCATCATCTACCTGCCCGCGATCATCGACCAGATGCGAAAGCAGATCGAATCGACCAAATAG
- a CDS encoding LysM peptidoglycan-binding domain-containing protein translates to MATIQEPARKAPWPPIAATGKQPVPYPVGQKEGETFGTIAKDHGLDAKELIRFNFGTLKSAEINWYLVNYVQCPRPSRGQKYVHFRGAKYDATNKSGMIFLPGDDSQPQGNTFGNKVVELYNNLSESEKYPGGLCYQIAYNRVKAAANQVGVALPSLSSRNSFGRLWGSFINTRTNTWFNLPEKYRGKGAAGAMAYAKLGTLVDQNGIWAGNLKPGAVIQTWSTKSNYELVRDNQRPRGIGHSFIFLRYSSSGSTIDGMHIADQGYQGRRLLARGKWGWWVGANLAKGG, encoded by the coding sequence ATGGCAACGATTCAAGAACCGGCGCGAAAGGCGCCTTGGCCACCCATCGCAGCGACCGGCAAGCAACCGGTTCCCTACCCGGTCGGCCAGAAAGAAGGCGAGACCTTTGGCACAATCGCAAAGGACCATGGGTTAGATGCGAAAGAACTGATCCGGTTCAACTTCGGCACCCTGAAATCGGCCGAGATCAATTGGTATCTGGTCAACTACGTCCAATGTCCCCGGCCATCGCGCGGACAAAAGTATGTTCATTTTCGCGGGGCAAAATACGACGCGACGAATAAATCCGGGATGATCTTTCTGCCCGGCGACGACTCGCAGCCACAAGGAAACACGTTCGGGAACAAGGTCGTCGAACTGTACAACAACCTGAGCGAAAGTGAAAAGTACCCCGGCGGGTTGTGCTACCAGATCGCGTACAACCGCGTCAAAGCCGCTGCGAATCAAGTCGGCGTTGCGCTTCCGTCGCTATCGAGCCGCAACTCGTTCGGCCGACTCTGGGGATCGTTTATCAACACCAGGACGAACACCTGGTTCAATCTTCCAGAAAAGTATCGCGGCAAAGGGGCTGCCGGAGCGATGGCGTATGCGAAGCTCGGCACGCTGGTCGACCAGAACGGGATCTGGGCGGGGAATCTGAAACCCGGTGCCGTGATCCAAACCTGGAGCACCAAGTCCAACTACGAACTGGTTCGCGACAATCAACGGCCCCGCGGAATCGGCCACTCGTTCATCTTCCTGCGCTATTCGTCCTCCGGATCGACCATCGATGGCATGCACATCGCCGACCAAGGGTACCAGGGGCGACGTTTGCTGGCCCGGGGTAAATGGGGTTGGTGGGTTGGCGCTAATTTGGCTAAGGGCGGTTGA
- a CDS encoding DUF1257 domain-containing protein, translating to MSHIVEIQTEIRDAAAVRAGCNRLGLQPPGEGTFKLFSKTASGLGVQLRDWRYPVVCELDTGKVQYDNYQGRWGSPKRLDEFMQAYAVERAKLEARKQGHSVREQQLADGSIKVTVQVGGAA from the coding sequence ATGTCGCACATCGTCGAAATTCAGACCGAAATCCGCGATGCGGCCGCCGTCCGGGCCGGCTGCAATCGCTTGGGGCTTCAGCCGCCCGGTGAGGGCACCTTCAAGCTGTTTAGCAAGACAGCGTCCGGCCTGGGCGTCCAGCTGCGTGACTGGCGCTACCCGGTCGTCTGCGAGCTCGATACCGGGAAGGTCCAGTACGACAACTACCAGGGCCGTTGGGGATCCCCAAAACGGCTCGATGAGTTCATGCAGGCCTACGCCGTCGAGCGGGCCAAGTTGGAGGCCCGGAAACAGGGGCACTCGGTCCGGGAACAGCAATTGGCCGATGGTTCGATCAAGGTCACCGTCCAGGTCGGAGGTGCCGCATGA
- a CDS encoding DUF2997 domain-containing protein — MKTIEIIVAPDGNTRVETNGFTGSDCRQASRFLLQALGQQSSEQLKPEFHQAATEQQQRASE, encoded by the coding sequence ATGAAGACCATTGAAATCATCGTCGCCCCCGATGGTAACACCCGCGTGGAAACCAACGGCTTCACCGGAAGCGACTGCCGGCAGGCGAGCCGGTTCCTGTTGCAGGCTCTCGGCCAGCAATCCAGCGAACAACTGAAACCCGAGTTTCATCAGGCTGCCACCGAGCAGCAACAGCGGGCCAGCGAGTGA